One window of the Micromonas commoda chromosome 9, complete sequence genome contains the following:
- the CUP499 gene encoding predicted protein (KO406-related Conserved protein of Unknown function) — protein MAGTRQRAPFVFPSHRVRFSWPEQHIVGGAARVGAMASGDAGDGVTPDVSFATFHRSATPLVSDDAAVEDTVSHLAAVAASIASMDAPMIERSLDFILFPVTAVMRRETEPNGDTATNPKAQARRIKTLEESLKCISTVMRRLEPGCGKPDFIADLFCDVVAVLARAGSDPSLDPSRSSDLEDLRLAAVTCASEVLRLVRPDTEHAVALTADRNLPAVGYAVSLLVQTAHLEAAAGARGSKVARSASLRTLRDLVMNTADPDVWSFFLPGIVSGLAKALHASSGSRSGEGSGPASAADDSSSTEAAIEALTAIVTCVLDDGVNVNIIKRRGEDGGDVRERLRRMMSGRTASDGTGGDDAEDEDDEKDDDVRGPPPTGADATEAAARLKTKRTARWLRETAPRVESVLAAALTPLCAHRKPSVRRGASAAATAVMRTCADTLRGATRTLLECALVARGDPWDSVSGPAAIALDGLRRDGYVDDDALDEVILDALRRLPGLVRAGRGGGAGWGGGDGGIACARMAIAAMATAGSQRVSDMFLTRYAVRSGACAGLAQCFAVSADLASVGRSNELRALGQLSGKENGGPNEEDGESSSAMIEGDDAGAPARTTMNVPVLPRHPPRMLHLSDPDRYSAVAAVARAMGRHCAAAHNGALAALVDAHLDALRDSLEDARSDGNEGNTLWQRSACAHVVVLNETIRGAGEVEPKRKAETVAASRGVLQEYLSREVWDLPTSFDDIPLDDISHSRGGLTLATLRDNALLTCLAAEGVGVVAQACGADFVRRGGFLPQALCPLLQKLGDPAATVSDTAGDVLCAIAAVGGFVHPTGTGGSDGGNNRVSREGPVSRLVAANADYVVDMLSRHLRHLDDHPGAARFFAAVLGRHTGAARRTLPLLHEPVRRALDSMGINARRKNWRHAGTFLGCLREVSDATEAEARALLEAANKAVDDIRPLHDLIEEMERVRSEHFDDEDTEEEGAAAAAARMEASMRGVIDASAHSDRAKSVDIPAIIVEWNRRVRHESSLSRLVDGVLSSAAPLLESTDPRVRLAAAEVCSASLGAIAACDACSAPETAVYDTVKRLHPHDVPQTHGDNERPVRLLPRVHQLWPHLMMSLGHRLGPDILPEPFKASLELLRRCAEVSGGDFIARRMSTDAWPQLARVLKVGVKHANSESLVKRMETLYLGADGDTFFDDVRPDVDDDGLGGGKRGRETAGSAPQKTETVRRAIMKTLADIGAREQSRMALRDVAAAAVSVVAPFAVTSGSDGKSSPATAAPSPELISLARDAVKSLATVAPDAVWTALAVNATGHSGAPTPAAPRWTGRLGAGLPTLPSFRDIMPMHRAGCAITREEAEACLDLLVECGMAIRTW, from the coding sequence ATGGCCGGGACGAGGCAGAGAGCTCCGTTTGTTTTCCCATCACACCGAGTCAGATTTTCTTGGCCCGAGCAACACATAGTCGGGGGAGCCGCGCGGGTTGGGGCCATGGCGTCGGGGGACGCGGGAGATGGCGTCACTCCCGACGTCTCTTTTGCAACGTTTCATCGTTCGGCAACGCCTCTCGTTTCCGATGATGCAGCCGTCGAGGACACCGTCAGTCACCTGGCCGCGGTTGCCGCCTCGATTGCGTCCATGGACGCCCCGATGATCGAGCGCTCCCTGGACTTCATCCTCTTCCCGGTGACTGCCGTGATGCGCAGAGAAACTGAACCGAACGGGGACACCGCTACGAACCCAAAAGCCCAGGCGCGCAGGATTAAGACCCTGGAGGAGTCACTCAAGTGTATTTCCACGGTGATGCGGCGGTTGGAGCCCGGGTGCGGCAAACCAGATTTCATCGCGGATCTCTTCTGCGACGTCGTGGCGgtgctcgcccgcgcggggtcaGACCCTTCGCTCGATCCGTCCCGGTCGTCCGACCTGGAGGACCTTcgactcgccgcggtgacgtgcgcgagCGAGGTGCTGCGACTGGTGCGGCCCGACACCGAGCACGCggtcgcgctcaccgccgacaGGAACCTTCCGGCAGTCGGATACGCGGTGTCGCTCCTCGTGCAGACGGCGCACCTCGAGGCGGCAGCCGGCGCCAGGGGAAGCAAGGTtgcgcgctccgcgtccctTCGCACGCTTCGCGACCTGGTGATGAACACGGCAGATCCCGACGTGTGGTCTTTCTTCCTCCCCGGGATCGTATCGGGCCTCGCGAAGGCTCTCCACGCGTCGAGCGGGTCTAGGTCCGGCGAAGGCAGCGGacccgcatccgccgccgacgactcgtcctcgacggaggcggcAATCGAGGCTCTCACGGCGATCGTGACGTGCGTgctcgacgatggcgtcaaCGTGAACATCATCAAGCGACGGGGtgaggacggcggggacgtgcggGAGAGGTTACGGAGGATGATGTCGGGGCGAACAGCCTCTGAcgggaccggcggcgacgacgccgaggacgaagacgacgaaaAGGATGACGACGTCCGAGGCCCtccgccgacgggcgcggacgcgaccgaggctgccgcccgACTCAAGACGAAACGCACCGCGCGGTGGCTGAGGGaaacggcgccgagggtcgagagcgtgctcgccgcggcgttgactCCCCTGTGCGCGCATCGCAAACCGTCcgtgcggcgcggcgcctccgccgcggcgacggcggtgatgCGGACGTGCGCGGACACCCTccgcggggcgacgaggacgctgCTGGAGTGCGCGTTggtcgctcgcggtgatcCGTGGGATTCCGTGTCGGGACCGGCCGCGATCGCCTTGGACGGtcttcgacgcgacgggtacgtggacgacgacgctttGGACGAGGtgatcctcgacgccctccggcGGCTGCCGGGGTTggttcgcgcggggcgcggtggcggggcggggtggggcgggggcgacgggggcatcgcgtgcgcgcggatggCGATCGCGGCCATGGCCACGGCGGGGTCGCAGCGCGTGTCCGACATGTTTCTGACGAGATACGCCGTTCGTTCCGGAGCGTGCGCGGGTCTGGCGCAGTGCTTCGCCGTGAGCGCGGATTTGGCGTCGGTTGGTCGGAGCAACGAACTTCGCGCCCTGGGTCAGCTCAGCGGGAAGGAGAACGGGGGACCGAACGAGGAAGACGGCGAgtcatcgtcggcgatgatcgaaggtgacgacgcgggcgcacccgcgcggacgacgatgaaCGTGCCCGTGTTACCCAGGCACCCGCCGCGAATGCTTCACCTCTCGGACCCGGACCGCtactccgccgtcgccgccgtggcgcgggcgatgggTCGAcactgcgccgcggctcaCAACGgagcgctcgccgcgctcgtcgacgcgcacctcgacgcgctgaggGACTCGCTGGAGGATGCGAGATCCGATGGTAACGAGGGTAACACGCTGTGGCAGAGGAGCGCGTGTGCTCACGTCGTCGTGCTGAACGAGAccatccgcggcgctggcgaggttGAGCCGAAAAGAAAAGCCGAGActgtcgccgcgtcgcgcggagtCCTCCAGGAGTACCTGAGCCGCGAGGTGTGGGACCTTCCCACGTCTTTCGACGATATCCCACTCGACGATATTTCACACTCGCGCGGTGGGCTCACCCTCGCGACGCTGCGGGATAACGCGCTTCTGacgtgcctcgccgccgagggcgtcggcgtcgtcgcgcaggcGTGCGGTGCCGACTTTGTGCGTCGGGGCGGTTTCCTGCCCCAGGCGCTGTGCCCGCTGCTGCAAAAACtcggcgaccccgccgcgaccgtgaGCGACACGGCCGGGGACGTTCTCTgtgcgatcgccgcggtggggggATTCGTCCATCCCacggggacgggggggagcgacggcgggaaCAACCGGGTTTCCCGCGAGGGCCCGGTTTCCCGCCTggtcgccgccaacgccgatTACGTCGTGGACATGTTGTCGCGGCACCTGCGACATCTGGACGAccacccgggcgcggcgcgtttcttcgccgccgtgctcggcCGGcacacgggcgcggcgaggaggacccTGCCTCTGTTGCACGAgcccgtgcgccgcgcgctggactCGATGGGAATCAACGCCCGTCGGAAAAACTGGCGACACGCCGGGACGTTCCTCGGGTGCCTGAGGGAGGTgagcgacgccaccgaggctgaggcgcgTGCACTTCTGGAGGCTGCGAACAAAGCGGTGGATGATATCCGACCCCTGCACGATCTCATTGAGGAGATGGAACGTGTGCGCAGCGAACACtttgacgacgaggacaccgaggaggagggagcggcggcggcggcggcccggaTGGAGGCGTCCATGCGCGGGGTCATCGACGCATCGGCGCACTCTGACCGGGCCAAATCGGTGGATATACCCGCGATAATCGTCGAATGGaaccggcgcgtgcgtcacgAGTCGTCCTTGTCCaggctcgtcgacggcgttcTCTCATCTGCGGCTCCCCTGCTCGAGTCCACGGATCCAAGGGTGAGACTCGCAGCCGCGGAGGTTTGCTCGGCGAGTCTCGGGGCAATCGCTGCGTGTGACGCGTGCTCtgcgccggagacggcggtaTACGATACCGTGAAGAGGTTACACCCGCATGATGTGCCGCAGACGCACGGAGATAACGAGAGACCCGTGCGTTTGCTCCCGCGTGTGCATCAACTGTGGCCCCACCTCATGATGAGCCTGGGGCACCGGCTCGGCCCGGATATCCTTCCGGAGCCATTCAAAGCATCACTCGAGCTGCTGCGCCGGTGCGCGGAGGTGAGCGGCGGGGACTTCATCGCACGCAGAATGTCGACGGACGCGTGGCCCCAGCTGGCGCGCGTGTTGAAGGTTGGGGTGAAGCACGCCAACTCGGAGTCACTCGTGAAGCGCATGGAGACGTTGTACCTGGGCGCCGATGGGGACACATTCTTCGACGACGTGAGACCCGacgttgacgacgacggactcGGGGGTGGTAAGCGTGGAAGGGAGACCGCCGGCAGCGCGCCTCAGAAGACGGAGACGGTTCGACGCGCCATCATGAAGACGTTGGCGGAtatcggcgcgcgcgagcagtCGAGGATGGCGCTCcgagacgtcgcggcggcggcggtgagcgtcgTGGCCCCATTCGCCGTCACCTCCGGGAGCGACGGAAAGTCttcgccggcgaccgcggcgccgtcgccggagctGATATCCCTGGCGCGGGATGCGGTGAAGAGCCTGGCGaccgtcgcccccgacgcggtgtggacggcgctcgcggtgaatGCGACTGGCCACTCGGGGGCtccgaccccggcggcgccgcggtggacggggcGTCTCGGGGCGGGGCTGCCGACGCTTCCAAGCTTCCGGGATATCATGCCGATGCATCGTGCGGGATGTGCGATCacgcgggaggaggccgaAGCGTGTCTGGACCTGCTGGTGGAGTGTGGGATGGCTATCAGGACTTGGTAG
- a CDS encoding predicted protein → MKKEKKDKKDKKDKKDKKDKKDKRDRDAAGDAGGEAKKAAPDGTNFTPVAEFSEAGFSKDVLAATANFKKPSPIQAQSWPIVLSGHDMVGIAATGSGKTMAFGLPALMQILAQPKCAPGSPQCLVLAPTRELAQQTAKVFEDAGTACGVRCVCVYGGAPKWEQKKLMQQGGGCAVIVATPGRLRDFMNDGDVKLDKVTMLVLDEADRMLDLGFEPEIREIAGKTRADRQTVMFSATWPTSIQGLAAEFMCNPVKVRIGAEGLKASHSVTQVVEVVEPNEKDAHLARVLKKYLGGKKPVPRTLVFALYKKECARLHENLRRQNWQAACIHGDMSQRDRELSVEAFKSGSSPLLIATDVAARGLDIKGVEYVINYTFPLTTEDYVHRIGRTGRAGQTGLAHTFFTQHDKARAGELANVLREAGAEVPTALTAFGTHVKKKESKLYGAHFKDIDTSVKAKKITFD, encoded by the exons ATGAAGAAGGAAAAGAAGGACAAaaaggacaagaaggacaagaaggacaagaaggacaagaaggacaagcgagaccgcgacgcggctggggacgcgggcggcgaagcgAAAAAG gccgcccccgacggcaccaacttcacccccgtcgccgagttCAGCGAGGCTGGCTTCTCCAAGGatgtcctcgccgccacggcCAACTTCAAGAAGCCGTCGCCAATCCAGGCCCAGTCGTGGCCCATCGTCCTGAGCGGTCACGACATGgtgggcatcgccgcgaccggctCCGGGAAGACCATGGCCTTCGGTCTCCCCGCGCTCATGCAGATCCTCGCGCAGCCCAAGTGtgcgccgggctcgccgcaGTGCCTCGTGCTCGCGCCCACCCGCGAGCTGGCGCAGCAAACGGCGAAAGTcttcgaggacgcgggcACCGCGTGCGGCGTGCGTTGCGTGTGTGTGTACGGCGGTGCCCCCAAGTGGGAGCAGAAGAAGCTTATGCAgcagggcggcgggtgcgcggtGATCGTCGCCACGCCTGGAAGGCTGCGCGACTTCatgaacgacggcgacgtcaagCTGGACAAGGTGACGATGCtggtgctcgacgaggcggacagGATGTTGGACCTCGGGTTCGAGCCCGAAATCAGGGAGATCGCCGGCaagacccgcgcggaccgcCAGACCGTCATGTTCTCCGCCACGTGGCCCACGTCCATCCAAGGCTTGGCTGCCGAGTTCATGTGCAATCCGGTCAAGGTGAggatcggcgcggagggcctCAAGGCGTCGCACTCCGTGACGCAGGTGGTGGAGGTCGTGGAGCCCAACGAAAAGGACGCTCACCTCGCTAGGGTCCTGAAGAAGTACCTCGGGGGTAAGAAGCCCGTGCCCAGGACCCTCGTGTTTGCGCTGTACAAGAAGGAGTGCGCGAGGCTGCACGAGAACCTGAGGCGGCAAAACTGGCAGGCGGCTTGCATCCACGGCGACATGTCGCAGCGGGACCGCGAGCTTTCCGTGGAGGCGTTCAAGAGCGGGTCCAGCCCGCTTTTGAtcgccaccgacgtcgccgcgcgaggcctGGACATCAAGGGTGTCGAGTACGTCATCAACTACACCTTCCCCCTCACCACCGAGGATTACGTGCACCGCATCGGCCGAACCGGTCGCGCGGGGCAGACGGGACTTGCGCACACGTTCTTCACCCAGCACGAcaaggcgagggcgggtgAGCTGGCGAACGTGCTCAGAGAGGCGGGTGCCGAGGTGCCCACCGCCCTGACAGCCTTCGGCACTCACGTGAAGAAGAAAGAGTCCAAGTTGTACGGTGCGCACTTCAAGGACATCGATACGTCGGTCAAAGCCAAGAAGATCACCTTCGACTAA
- a CDS encoding predicted protein: MKLSPLAHQANAHDDAVWSVAWSGAGEGLLLTGSVDESVKAWRAAGDGLEMAHAYTGHTLGVVALAAAPNGLVASSALDSLIRVWSVDTHETRCVIETPPAENWQIAFAPGDEPAHLAVAGGVSGGVKLYSIEQDGGEQLEKPSPRFRTPSHAPTSSVLPQSVTYSPDGRRLACGAMDGTVALFDVGTGKLLHTLAGHAMPVRSLCFSADGKTLYTGCDDGHIHAYDAEHRSLTDALPGHKSWVLGVAVSPDGSALCSCSSDATVKLWDVGQRSCMQTMSDQAEAVWGVCFAPGGGKVASVSDDKSVNLYDFV; this comes from the exons atgaagcTATCACCTCTGGCGCATCAGGCGAACGCCCACGACGATGCCGTCTGGTCCGTCGCGTggtccggcgccggcgaagggcTGCTCCTGACGGGCTCGGTCGACGAGTCCGTGAAGGCTTGGCgggccgccggggacggctTGGAAATGGCGCACGCCTACACGGGGCACACCCTGGGAGTCGTGGCGCTGGCGGCCGCACCGAACGGACTGGTGGCATCATCGGCGCTGGATTCCCTCATTCGGGTCTGGAGCGTCGACACGCACGAGACGAGGTGCGTCATCGAGACCCCGCCAGCGGAGAATTGGCAGATCGCGTTCGCTCCAGGGGACGAGCCCGCGCAcctggcggtggcggggggcgtgagcggcggcgttaAGCTGTACTCGATCGAGCAAGACGGGGGAGAGCAG CTGGAAAAACCGTCGCCTCGTTTTCGTACGCCGTCTCACGCCCCGACCTCTTCCGTCTTACCACAGAGCGTGACGTACAGTCCCGACGGTCGCAGGCTCGCGTGCGGTGCCATGGACGGCACCGTCGCCCTCTTCGACGTGGGCACGGGCAAGCTCCTCCACACCCTCGCGGGCCACGCCATGCCGGTGCGTTCGCTCTGCTTCAGCGCCGACGGCAAGACGCTCTACACCGGCTGCGACGATGGGCATATCCACgcgtacgacgccgagcaccgCAGCCTGACCGATGCGCTGCCGGGGCACAAATCTTGGGTCCTCGGCGTGGCCGTCAGCCCCGACGGCAGCGCGCTGTGCTCGtgctcgagcgacgccaccgtGAAGCTCTGGGACGTGGGCCAGCGATCGTGCATGCAGACGATGAGCGACCAGGCGGAGGCTGTGTGGGGGGTGTGCTTCGCGCCCGGTGGGGGAAAGGTGGCGAGCGTCAGCGACGACAAGAGCGTGAACCTGTACGATTTCGTCTGA
- a CDS encoding predicted protein, producing the protein MCARHFHCDYGAVRWGVSLGPGWIITTPFAASQDWLKSSRNLDKRLQEWEKHIDADSDLSRGPEGIPNFTKSAWLLNPDAMVAHVETDVDGEDDGDEAGPMDDAIGET; encoded by the exons ATGTGCGCTCGG CACTTCCACTGCGACTACGGCGCGGTGCGGTGGGGCGTGAGCCTGGGTCCGGGTTGGATCATCACAACCCCATTTGCGGCCTCACAGGACTGGCTCAAGTCATCGAGGAACCTTGACAAGAGGCTCCAGGAGTGGGAGAAGCACATTGATGCCGATTCGGATTTGTCACGCGGGCCAGAGGGAATACCAAACTTCACGAAGAGCGCGTGGCTCCTGAATCCGGATGCCATGGTGGCACACGTCGAAACTGACGTTGACGGGGAAGACGACGGGGATGAGGCTGGGccgatggacgacgcgatcggtGAGACTTGA
- a CDS encoding predicted protein yields MAPNLDIFMTTFPYVGKFFLAEEYFFMVLAADLRNKILPFAPKPGYFVFSRTPGSTPPKATAQRMLTRYPKLNRRRVALAVDDSPNAMRAVRFAARDIVDADSDAVLITAVHPGQGNPGKEGQRVLDHHKAQLLRCGLAESRISTITVKCKDRESIGDAVCKTVKRQNCDHVVLGSRGLSSVQQNVLHLVGLGSVGEHVAHHAHVPVTIVPPITPVEEMITVRGARVGVKRKK; encoded by the coding sequence ATGGCGCCGAATTTGGACATTTTTATGACTACTTTCCCATATGTTGGAAAATTTTTCCTCGCGGAGGAGTACTTTTTTATGGTTCTCGCTGCGGATCTTCGCAACAAGATTCTCCCTTTTGCACCCAAACCAGGATATTTTGTTTTTTCTCGGACGCCGGGGTCAACACCACCCAAAGCGACTGCCCAACGGATGCTGACCCGCTACCCGAAGTtaaaccgccgccgcgtcgcactcgcggtggacgacagCCCAAATGCGATGCGCGCCGTGCGGTTCGCCGCCAGGGACATCGTTGACGCCGATTCCGACGCGGTTTTGATAACGGCGGTTCACCCAGGCCAAGGCAACCCTGGCAAAGAGGGCCAGCGTGTACTTGACCACCACAAGGCACAGCTTCTGAGGTGCGGACTCGCGGAGTCGCGCATATCAACGATCACGGTCAAGTGCAAGGACCGGGAGTCCATCGGTGATGCGGTTTGCAAGACGGTCAAGCGGCAGAACTGCGACCACGTGGTCCTTGGAAGCAGGGGCCTTTCCAGCGTCCAGCAAAACGTGCTTCACCTCGTCGGGTTGGGGTCGGTCGGAGAACACGTCGCCCACCACGCGCACGTGCCCGTGACTATCGTCCCGCCAATAACCCCGGTGGAGGAGATGATCACAGTCCGAGGCGCGAGGGTCGGCGTGAAAAGGAAGAAgtga
- a CDS encoding predicted protein translates to MAAAATHSRVVRSDGDLDDEVCWICLEGSTNEKVELIRPCKCPRVVHARCMARWQLQCSGKDEEVHCKFCTQDLPNWRETLFRDVMDDDTEEDPRRASSNATAEQQPKPAPDSVNGDIIVKFNNMSFRCRVRTGQEGLDDFMKQIREKCKIPEDKMNCLNLTYRCKDPNTGTQMTLEGVNNSAFDAAVLCSAVQDKLKQRKSSKHSKTSNPGKISSFFSRSSTSSSSSSSSSGRDVSPDPERRSGGMFHRPRRVSAPPPETESSRERDQNRRRSNMFGAPENEISRERDQTRRRSSRFMPSFMSSFVSL, encoded by the exons ATGGCAGCCGCCGCAACGCACTCTCGCGTTGTGAGAAGCGACGGCGATCTCG ACGACGAGGTGTGCTGGATCTGCCTAGAGGGAAGCACCAACGAAAAAGTTGAGCTCATTCGTCCATGCAAGTGCCCGCGCGTGGTTCACGCGCGCTGCATGGCGCGCTGGCAGCTCCAGTGTAGCGGAAAGGACGAAGAGGTGCACTGCAAGTTTTGCACCCAGGACCTACCCAACTGGCGCGAGACCTTGTTCCGCGACGTTatggacgacgacaccgagGAGGATCCCAGGCGCGCATCATCCAACGCGACGGCAGAGCAGCAGCCCAAACCCGCCCCGGACAGCGTCAACGGCGACATCATTGTCAAGTTTAACAACATGAGCTTCCGGTGCAGGGTGAGGACAGGACAGGAGGGGCTCGACGATTTCATGAAGCAGATCCGGGAGAAGTGCAAGATCCCCGAGGACAAGATGAACTGCCTGAACCTGACATACAGGTGCAAGGACCCCAACACGGGCACGCAGATGACGCTGGAGGGTGTCAACAACTCTGCctttgacgccgccgtgctgTGCAGTGCTGTGCAGGATAAGCTGAAGCAGCGCAAATCGTCGAAGCACTCCAAGACGTCCAACCCGGGGAAGATTTCGTCCTTCTTCAGCCGGAGCTCAAcctcatcctcgtcctcatcctcgtcgtcgggacgCGACGTGAGCCCGGACCCGGAGAGGAGGTCCGGGGGTATGTtccaccgcccccgccgcgtcagcgctccgccgccagaGACGgagtcgtcgcgcgagcgcgatcagAACAGGAGGAGGTCCAACATGTTCGGCGCGCCGGAAAACGAGATATCGCGGGAGAGGGATcagacgaggaggaggtctAGCCGCTTCATGCCCTCGTTCATGTCCTCCTTCGTCTCGCTCTGA
- a CDS encoding predicted protein — MTTMTVALGAAIALPRTAGVRRTRVAAAARAFPTSRIAPRVAISSRRRDASSVLQASDNPGQAPSLSVNDENAEEPALSPRPKPTKKPDEPVPNPPLRVAAFLAGAGFLESSYLAVEKLTGGEVTCPLTGCQTALNSGYSELFGVPLSAYGAAAYFGVAALTWWGAGMAGNEEEKDAYQRARVLTFLSTAGLAGVSSYLLYLLAVPFGGAECVYCLTSAAISFSLFAIGLSGVNGRDFGKAAPAAFSVYIVTVLSLSVLLTDDSSQANINSLKLPYAAPVIEAQSTSYSRDLAAHLKSVGAKMYGAFWCSHCEDQKEFFGAGADIPYVECFPNGWERGTPVAAACSAADIQGFPTWILADGQKLEGEKTLAELAKLTGYEAPGPGALPTAPGLDASSQLDSFLSQ; from the coding sequence atgacgacgatgaccgtcgccctcggagccgcgatcgcgctTCCTCGGACCGCAGGTGTgcgccgcacgcgcgtcgcggcggccgcgcgcgcattCCCCACGTCCCGCATCGCGCCGCGTGTCGCAAtctcctcgcgtcgtcgcgatgccTCCTCGGTACTGCAGGCCAGCGATAACCCCGGCCAGGCGCCCAGCCTGAGCGTGaacgacgagaacgcggaGGAACCCGCGCTGAGCCCTCGTCCGAAGCCGACGAAGAAGCCCGACGAACCGGTGCCCAACCCGCCCCTCagggtcgccgcgttcctcgcaGGCGCCGGGTTCTTGGAATCGTCCTACCTCGCAGTCGAGAAGCTCACCGGCGGGGAGGTGACGTGCCCGCTGACGGGATGCCAGACGGCGCTCAACTCCGGGTACTCCGAGCTCTTCGGCGTGCCCCTGTCCGCATACGGCGCTGCGGCGTACTTCGGGGTGGCCGCGCTCACCTGGTGGGGCGCGGGCATGGCCGGcaacgaggaggagaaggatgCGTAccagcgcgcgagggtgctcACATTCCTGTCAACTgcgggcctcgcgggcgtgagCTCGTACCTCCTGTACCTGCTCGCGGTTCCCTTCGGGGGCGCGGAGTGCGTGTACTGCctcacgtccgcggcgatatCCTTCTCGCTCTTCGCCATCGGTCTCAGCGGGGTGAACGGTCGGGACTTTGGCAAGgctgcgccggcggcgttttCGGTGTACATCGTCACCGTGCTCTCCCTCTCCGTGCTGCTGACGGACGACTCCTCCCAGGCGAACATAAACTCGCTCAAGCTGCCGTACGCCGCCCCGGTGATCGAGGCTCAGTCCACATCGTACAGCagggacctcgcggcgcacctcAAGTCCGTCGGCGCGAAGATGTACGGGGCGTTCTGGTGCTCGCACTGCGAGGATCAGAAGGAGTTtttcggcgcgggtgccgacaTTCCCTACGTGGAGTGCTTCCCCAACGGGTGGGAGAGGGGcacgccggtggcggcggcgtgctccgcggcggataTCCAGGGATTTCCGACGTGGATTTTGGCGGACGGGCAGAAGCTCGAAGGGGAGAAGACGCTCGCTGAGCTGGCAAAGCTGACCGGGTACGAGGCACCGGGTCCGGGGGCGCTGCCGACGGCGCCTGGtctggacgcgtcgtcgcagcTCGACTCGTTCCTGAGTCAATAG
- a CDS encoding predicted protein, producing the protein MKVRSGENRFRPHWLGALRGGSRGAHNSGKMFSIVHLEYFFGFGMFILGMTKVSGELIPAMHREFERDYNRWAEGKMAFLHLTGDQLMNAVGYIEGVVACLVMMAQPGNPVRRWGLFLVFNTLITTFLLHVFDKDGREMPNLIMASVCIFIIANEPKYPLGVPPTMVKTRRVKDPVKKDK; encoded by the exons ATGAAGGTGCGGTCTGGTGAGAACCGTTTTCGCCCTCACTGGTTGGGTGCACTGCGCGGGGGGTCTAGAGGCGCGCATAACTCGGGGAAGATGTTCAGCATCGTGCATCTGGAGTATTTCTTTGGTTTCGGCATGTTCATCCTGGGCATGACCAAg GTATCGGGCGAGTTGATTCCCGCGATGCATCGGGAGTTCGAGCGCGACTACAACCGCTGGGCCGAGGGTAAGATGGCGTTCCTGCACCTCACCGGGGATCAACTCATGAATGCCGTCGGGTACATAGAGGGTGTGGTGGCGTGCTTGGTGATGATGGCGCAACCCGGCAACCCCGTGAGGCGGTGGGGGCTCTTCCTCGTCTTCAACACGCTCATCACAACCTTCCTTCTTCACGTGTTCGATAAGGACGGGAGGGAGATGCCCAATCTGATAATGGCGAGCGTGTGCATATTCATCATCGCGAATGAGCCGAAGTACCCGTTGGGggtgccgccgacgatggtgAAGACTAGGCGGGTCAAGGACCCGGTGAAGAAGGACAAGTAG